A window from Branchiostoma lanceolatum isolate klBraLanc5 chromosome 9, klBraLanc5.hap2, whole genome shotgun sequence encodes these proteins:
- the LOC136442579 gene encoding fibrinogen-like protein 1, which produces MAAIYLVLLLCLHVQADVHVGMGETDMDLEQEAPDSDHQHEVDSPSEQQGHCSYTFTVPTSDQPYQRQGELDRVQKEVAALNDWKYQVSSAVRGMEERIDQVAKWTDGLDNKVEKSDYKDTVGAVASLKEEQEETTDSLKALTLHVQSLNNTLGMLVAERAKQQSALRCGTINTKDLGKYPKDCADIYQAGYNQSGVYMVHPDVSNIIPKPAAPPDPFPVYCIMQNNTGWTVIQRREDGFTDFNRNWGQYRSGFGHLNREFWLGNNKIYLLTNQDRYKLRIEMEDWNNNAAYAEYDHFLIEDESDRYRLRVGNYNGTAGNALVNKNHDDRSHHNMPFGTSDGDCGSEKRGGWWYFSLGNGCQEANLNGQYKSDYGLFRHRGFGYGIRWDPWKGEEYSLKSVRMMIAPTTT; this is translated from the exons ATGGCTGCCATCTATCTAGTTCTCCTGCTGTGTCTCCAtgtacaagcagatgtacatgtagggatgGGGGAGACAGACATGGATCTAGAACAAGAAGCCCCAGACTCTGACCACCAACATGAAGTGGATTCTCCCTCAGAACAACAGGGGCACTGCTCTTACACATTTACTGTACCCACGTCAGACCAACCCTACCAGCGTCAGGGTGAGCTTGACAGGGTGCAGAAGGAGGTGGCTGCTCTGAACGACTGGAAGTACCAGGTCAGCAGCGCAGTGAGAGGAATGGAGGAGAGGATAGATCAGGTAGCAAAATGGACGGATGGTCTGGACAATAAG GTTGAAAAGTCAGACTACAAAGATACAGTTGGAGCTGTAGCTTCACTAAAGGAGGAACAAGAGGAGACTACAGACAGCCTGAAAGCCCTCACCCTTCATGTACAGTCTCTCAACAACACTCTGGGTATGCTCGTTGCAGAGAGGGCCAAGCAACAAAGTGCTCTCAGATGTGGGACAATTAATACAAAAGACCTGGGAAAATATCCCAAAG ACTGTGCAGATATCTACCAGGCAGGTTACAACCAGAGCGGAGTGTACATGGTCCATCCTGATGTGTCAAACATAATTCCCAAACCAGCAGCTCCCCCTGACCCTTTCCCTGTGTACTGCATCATGCAGAACAACACAG GTTGGACTGTGATCCAAAGGAGGGAAGATGGCTTCACCGACTTCAACCGAAACTGGGGCCAGTACCGGAGCGGCTTTGGTCACCTGAACCGTGAGTTCTGGCTGGGCAACAACAAGATCTACCTCCTCACAAATCAGGACAG GTACAAGCTCAGGATAGAGATGGAAGATTGGAACAACAACGCAGCGTACGCAGAGTACGATCACTTCTTGATCGAAGATGAGTCGGACAGATACCGCCTGCGCGTGGGGAACTACAACGGAACGGCAGGGAACGCGCTTGTCAACAAGAACCACGACGACCGTTCTCACCACAACATGCCATTCGGAACTAGTGACGGCGATTGTGGGAGTGAAAAGAGGGGGGGTTGGTGGTATTTCTCTCTTGGAAACGGCTGCCAAGAGGCCAACTTGAATGGGCAATACAAGAGTGATTACGGTCTTTTTAGACACCGTGGGTTTGGCTATGGGATACGATGGGACCCGTGGAAGGGTGAAGAATATTCCCTGAAGTCAGTAAGAATGATGATTGCTCCTACTACAACATAA
- the LOC136442576 gene encoding protein adenylyltransferase SelO-like yields the protein MANKTLMTLCLLSLFYMVKNDPQNEFESDVDGELCSNIEEERKHLYTGPDALQDSTQTCTKRRKSRDTKSGDHLIRSFEDWGFAADQLLLQTFPIDPERKNYVRQVRDALFSVVEPTPFNTRVKVVAASDEVLQDILDLHPDVVHEEMFQAFVSGNTVLYGSTPLSHRYGGHQFASWSGQLGDGRAVMLGEYVNRKGERWELQLKGSGLTPYSRRGDGRAVLRSSVREFLCSEAMYHLGVPTSRAATLIVSDDPVIRDQFYNGHPKKERGAVVLRLAKSWFRIGSLEILAANQETQLLKQLVDFIIKQYFTDIYETLSEVDRYLTFFSDVVSQTAEMIALWQSVGFAHGVCNTDNFSLLSITIDYGPFGFMDSYNPEFIPNTSDDTGMYSYQNQPDVGLFNLDKLREALAPLLTEQQRFQMTKILELYPDIYKTKYMEILRRKMGLLGEEEDDAMLAAVLFKMMTDTKADFTMTFRQLSELSLNQLENATIPSHLWAIRTLQPHEYFTRWLQVYSQRLRHHKEDNDEERKARMEATNPRYVLRNWMAESAIRKAEKDDFSEVKLLLKVLQNPYVKQEEAEKQGYGSLPPEWAKKLRVSCSS from the exons ATGGCCAACAAGACATTGATGACACTTTGCCTCCTGTCTTTATTCTACATGGTTAAAAATGATCCTCAAAATGAATTCGAAAGTGATGTTGACGGTGAGCTATGTTCAAAcatagaagaagaaagaaaacatctaTACACTGGTCCAGATGCTCTACAGGATTCAACTCAAACTTGTACCAAAAGGAGAAAATCCAGAGACACTAAAAGTGGAGATCATCTGATTAGATCATTTGAAGATTGGGGCTTTGCAGCAGATCAGCTTCTTCTACAGACTTTCCCCATTGACCCTGAGAGGAAGAACTATGTACGACAGGTCAGAGACGCCCTCTTCTCTGTGGTTGAGCCGACGCCATTCAACACAAGGGTCAAAGTTGTTGCAGCTTCAGATGAAGTTTTACAG GACATCCTGGATTTGCACCCAGATGTGGTCCATGAAGAGATGTTCCAAGCCTTTGTGAGTGGGAACACGGTTCTGTACGGCTCCACCCCACTGTCACATCGGTACGGTGGACACCAGTTTGCCAGCTGGTCCGGTCAGCTCGGGGACGGACGGGCTGTGATGCTGGGGGAGTATGTCAACAGGAAGGGGGAACGATGGGAGCTGCAACTGAAGGGTTCGGGACTGACTCCATATTCAAG GAGAGGGGATGGCAGAGCTGTGCTGCGGTCTTCAGTCAGAGAGTTTCTGTGTAGTGAAGCCATGTACCACCTGGGCGTCCCCACAAGCCGAGCCGCCACCCTTATTGTCAGTGATGACCCAGTCATAAGGGACCAGTTCTATAACGGCCATCCTAAGAAAGAAAGAGGTGCTGTTGTCCTACGACTAGCCAAGTCCTGGTTCAGGATTGGCTCTTTAGAAATCCTTGCAGCCAATCAGGAGACTCAGCTCTTAAAGCAGCTGGTAGACTTCATCATCAAGCAGTATTTCACAGACATCTACGAAACATTAAGTGAAGTAGATCGATATCTAACGTTCTTTTCGGATGTTGTTTCACAGACTGCAGAGATGATAGCTTTGTGGCAGTCTGTCGGTTTTGCCCATGGTGTGTGCAATACAGACAACTTCAGCTTATTGTCAATAACCATAGACTATGGACCTTTTGGCTTCATGGATTCCTACAACCCAGAATTCATCCCTAACACCTCTGATGACACAGGTATGTACAGTTACCAGAACCAGCCTGACGTTGGACTCTTCAACTTGGACAAGTTACGAGAGGCGCTAGCACCACTTTTAACAGAACAGCAAAGGTTTCAGATGACTAAGATTCTAGAACTCTACCCGGACATCTACAAGACAAAGTACATGGAGATCTTAAGGAGGAAGATGGGCTTGCTTGGTGAAGAAGAGGATGATGCCATGCTTGCTGCTGTGCTCTTCAAGATGATGACAGATACAAAG GCTGACTTTACAATGACGTTTCGTCAGTTGTCAGAGCTGTCACTCAATCAACTGGAGAATGCCACCATCCCCTCCCATCTCTGGGCCATCAGGACTCTACAACCACATGAATACTTCACAAGATGGCTACAGGTGTACTCCCAGAGACTCAGGCATCATAAAGAGGATAATGATGAAGAGAGGAAAGCCAGAATGGAAGCCACCAATCCTCGATATGTACTCAGAAATTGGATGGCAGAGTCGGCCATAAGGAAAGCGGAGAAAGATGACTTTTCTGAAGTGAAATTGCTTCTTAAGGTTTTACAGAACCCTTACGTGAAACAAGAGGAAGCAGAAAAACAGGGTTATGGAAGTCTGCCTCCTGAGTGGGCTAAAAAACTCAGGGTTAGCTGTTCATCTTGA
- the LOC136442581 gene encoding uncharacterized protein isoform X2 codes for MADKSAEKKRRRSKTPERSESVDPGVLTRSSERKKQKTEKDVEKKKRRSSFVRGRKSMHLLEQEQQQQQTADNSASNSGGSNTATVWQQNYADRLKTESSKWDSLCKEHRAAAENADNSSKDTTSDIPPWESLSAEQQRLLGGKPDLQGILDYTKKCREDLEVYVDKIASTTKTLSTFESTAEAFSSAKANELGMRTFKRMEHFNSPMTLISKIVGKTES; via the exons ATGGCAGACAAAAGTGCAGAGAAAAAGAGACGCCGCAGCAAAACTCCGGAAAGAAGCGAGTCTGTGGATCCTGGTGTACTTACAAG ATCGTCCGAGAGAAAGAAGCAGAAGACCGAGAAGGatgttgagaagaaaaaaaggaggtCAAGTTTCGTCCGTGGGAGAAAGTCCATGCACCTCCtggaacaagaacaacaacaacaacaaactgctGACAACTCAGCTTCAAACAGTGGAG gCAGCAATACAGCTACAGTATGGCAGCAGAATTATGCAGACAG GTTGAAGACAGAGAGTTCCAAGTGGGATAGCCTGTGTAAGGAGCACCGAGCTGCAGCAGAAAATGCTGACAA TTCTTCCAAAGACACCACATCGGACATCCCTCCATGGGAGAGCCTGTCAGCTGAGCAGCAGCGCCTCCTAGGGGGCAAGCCGGACCTGCAGGGTATTTTGGACTATACCAAGAAGTGCAGGGAGGACCTAGAAGTTTAC GTCGACAAGATTGCCTCCACTACAAAGACATTGTCAACATTTGAAAGTACTGCTGAGGCATTTAGTTCTGCAAAGGCAAATGAGCTAG GCATGAGGACCTTCAAGAGAATGGAACACTTCAACTCACCCATGACCCTCATCTCCAAGATTGTCGGCAAAACTGAGTCATAA
- the LOC136442577 gene encoding target of rapamycin complex 2 subunit MAPKAP1-like isoform X2, with product MAFIEDPAFVLSYLRQAFITSDDTGMSEMVLVDEDIEHWDSIKQEREGTPKTRSTSEKPQNLEYGDISQSFDITASSLDWGIRRRTNTAQRLEKLKKERQNQVRCRNVQWKEKSVDLSSEEMAGMFEKKDLSEKKSAAVPQHTSVLAEQLEQSPVHTNNPFIEFSKFDGKGHVGSTATKRVDIFLTMTTGKERNFPLTVVVLATARVQDLIGLICWQYTNEAKEPKLIENVESYCLHIAEDDGEVDTDFPALDAKEPFAKFGFTTLALVEKPKDQEQQSEIMLVTVNVPHSGFSRIQVESLGLTMKEILHRALKRRKGRVDPSGPDYVLEKQSQPGVCVDLDSTLDSMNTMEFCLVRQHRPPGRAKRKAHGTRGEVEEETEVNRNMSEMEASLSSLHYKSYRVNMFTKLRTSTIIQLGVSGEKIEIDPLTQHKSTAAKFLSKQKPVSYDADLVAACEVTDDKHGRETFRLTYQSGSDFKHHDFEASSSVATEVVTKINHILELRASPVRADYLAFKERKASKKHGLLS from the exons ATGGCGTTCATAGAGGACCCGGCGTTTGTCCTGTCGTACCTTCGGCAGGCCTTCATAACCAGCGATGACACCGGGATGTCCGAGATGGTCCTCGTTGACGAGGACATAGAACACTGGGATAGCATCAAACAGGAGCGCGAAGGCACGCCCAAAACTCGGAGCACCAGCGAGAAACCGCAGAACTTGGAGTACGGAGATATCTCACAGTCGTTCGATATCACGGCGTCCAGTCTGGACTGGGGGATCCGCAGACGGACAAACACGGCACAACGGCTGGAGAAGTTGAAGAAGGAAAGACAGAATCAAGTGCGATGTCGGAATGTACAATGGAAGGAGAAATCTGTAGACTTGTCAT CAGAAGAGATGGCCGGGATGTTTGAGAAGAAGGATCTATCAGAGAAGAAGTCGGCTGCTGTCCCACAGCACACCTCTGTCCTGGCAGAACAGCTGGAACAGAGCCCTGTCCACACCAACAACCCATTTATCGAGTTCTCCAAGTTTGATGGCAAG GGTCATGTAGGGTCAACTGCTACAAAGAGAGTCGATATCTTCCTCACCATGACAACGGGAAAAGAGCGCAATTTCCCCCTCACGGTGGTCGTCCTGGCAACGGCCCGTGTGCAGGACCTAATTGGTCTGATCTGCTGGCAGTACACCAATGAGGCGAAGGAACCCAAACTTAT AGAGAATGTGGAGTCATACTGTCTCCATATAGCAGAGGACGATGGTGAAGTAGACACAGACTTCCCTGCACTTGATGCTAAAGAGCCGTTTGCCAagtttggcttcacaacactgGCACTGGTGGAGAAACCTAAGGACCAGGAACAACAGTCAGAAATCATGCTGGTCACTGT GAATGTCCCCCACAGTGGTTTCTCCCGTATCCAGGTGGAGTCCCTGGGCCTGACGATGAAGGAGATCCTCCACAGGGCACTGAAGCGGAGGAAGGGCAGAGTCGACCCTTCAG GCCCAGACTATGTCCTAGAGAAGCAGTCCCAGCCAGGTGTGTGTGTAGACTTGGACAGTACACTGGACAGTATGAACACCATGGAGTTCTGTCTGGTCAGACAACACA GACCCCCCGGCAGAGCCAAGCGGAAGGCACATG GTACTCGTGGTGAGGTTGAGGAAGAGACAGAAGTGAACAGAAATATGTCAGAAATGGAGGCTTCCCTCAGCAGTCTGCACTATAAGTCTTATAGAGTCAACATGTTCACCAAGCTCAGAACAAGCACTATCATACAACTGG GTGTATCTGGAGAGAAGATAGAGATAGACCCCTTAACCCAACACAAGTCCACGGCAGCCAAGTTTCTATCCAAACAGAAGCCTGTCTCATATGATGCAGACCTGGTCGCAGCTTGTGAGGTCACCGATGACAAGCACG GTCGGGAAACGTTCCGCCTGACGTACCAGAGCGGCAGCGACTTCAAACACCACGACTTTGAGGCCTCCAGCTCCGTTGCCACCGAGGTCGTCACCAAGATTAACCACATTCTGGAGCTGCGCGCCAGCCCAGTACGTGCCGACTACCTCGCCTTCAAGGAGAGGAAAGCGAGCAAGAAGCATGGGCTGTTGTCGTGA
- the LOC136442577 gene encoding target of rapamycin complex 2 subunit MAPKAP1-like isoform X3, with product MAFIEDPAFVLSYLRQAFITSDDTGMSEMVLVDEDIEHWDSIKQEREGTPKTRSTSEKPQNLEYGDISQSFDITASSLDWGIRRRTNTAQRLEKLKKERQNQVRCRNVQWKEKSVDLSSEEMAGMFEKKDLSEKKSAAVPQHTSVLAEQLEQSPVHTNNPFIEFSKFDGKGHVGSTATKRVDIFLTMTTGKERNFPLTVVVLATARVQDLIGLICWQYTNEAKEPKLIENVESYCLHIAEDDGEVDTDFPALDAKEPFAKFGFTTLALVEKPKDQEQQSEIMLVTVNVPHSGFSRIQVESLGLTMKEILHRALKRRKGRVDPSGPDYVLEKQSQPGVCVDLDSTLDSMNTMEFCLVRQHSTRGEVEEETEVNRNMSEMEASLSSLHYKSYRVNMFTKLRTSTIIQLGVSGEKIEIDPLTQHKSTAAKFLSKQKPVSYDADLVAACEVTDDKHGRETFRLTYQSGSDFKHHDFEASSSVATEVVTKINHILELRASPVRADYLAFKERKASKKHGLLS from the exons ATGGCGTTCATAGAGGACCCGGCGTTTGTCCTGTCGTACCTTCGGCAGGCCTTCATAACCAGCGATGACACCGGGATGTCCGAGATGGTCCTCGTTGACGAGGACATAGAACACTGGGATAGCATCAAACAGGAGCGCGAAGGCACGCCCAAAACTCGGAGCACCAGCGAGAAACCGCAGAACTTGGAGTACGGAGATATCTCACAGTCGTTCGATATCACGGCGTCCAGTCTGGACTGGGGGATCCGCAGACGGACAAACACGGCACAACGGCTGGAGAAGTTGAAGAAGGAAAGACAGAATCAAGTGCGATGTCGGAATGTACAATGGAAGGAGAAATCTGTAGACTTGTCAT CAGAAGAGATGGCCGGGATGTTTGAGAAGAAGGATCTATCAGAGAAGAAGTCGGCTGCTGTCCCACAGCACACCTCTGTCCTGGCAGAACAGCTGGAACAGAGCCCTGTCCACACCAACAACCCATTTATCGAGTTCTCCAAGTTTGATGGCAAG GGTCATGTAGGGTCAACTGCTACAAAGAGAGTCGATATCTTCCTCACCATGACAACGGGAAAAGAGCGCAATTTCCCCCTCACGGTGGTCGTCCTGGCAACGGCCCGTGTGCAGGACCTAATTGGTCTGATCTGCTGGCAGTACACCAATGAGGCGAAGGAACCCAAACTTAT AGAGAATGTGGAGTCATACTGTCTCCATATAGCAGAGGACGATGGTGAAGTAGACACAGACTTCCCTGCACTTGATGCTAAAGAGCCGTTTGCCAagtttggcttcacaacactgGCACTGGTGGAGAAACCTAAGGACCAGGAACAACAGTCAGAAATCATGCTGGTCACTGT GAATGTCCCCCACAGTGGTTTCTCCCGTATCCAGGTGGAGTCCCTGGGCCTGACGATGAAGGAGATCCTCCACAGGGCACTGAAGCGGAGGAAGGGCAGAGTCGACCCTTCAG GCCCAGACTATGTCCTAGAGAAGCAGTCCCAGCCAGGTGTGTGTGTAGACTTGGACAGTACACTGGACAGTATGAACACCATGGAGTTCTGTCTGGTCAGACAACACA GTACTCGTGGTGAGGTTGAGGAAGAGACAGAAGTGAACAGAAATATGTCAGAAATGGAGGCTTCCCTCAGCAGTCTGCACTATAAGTCTTATAGAGTCAACATGTTCACCAAGCTCAGAACAAGCACTATCATACAACTGG GTGTATCTGGAGAGAAGATAGAGATAGACCCCTTAACCCAACACAAGTCCACGGCAGCCAAGTTTCTATCCAAACAGAAGCCTGTCTCATATGATGCAGACCTGGTCGCAGCTTGTGAGGTCACCGATGACAAGCACG GTCGGGAAACGTTCCGCCTGACGTACCAGAGCGGCAGCGACTTCAAACACCACGACTTTGAGGCCTCCAGCTCCGTTGCCACCGAGGTCGTCACCAAGATTAACCACATTCTGGAGCTGCGCGCCAGCCCAGTACGTGCCGACTACCTCGCCTTCAAGGAGAGGAAAGCGAGCAAGAAGCATGGGCTGTTGTCGTGA
- the LOC136442582 gene encoding coiled-coil-helix-coiled-coil-helix domain-containing protein 5-like, with the protein MNVVMELVAKFCHSELEAYGSCVQDNPQNWPTKCAELKRKVSDCSSTNPSIQRIKRECHKQFQVYDYCIRNNPSQVEVCLPALQEFFTCGHNAASEQQLKEDMPTPPQKAAA; encoded by the exons AT GAATGTAGTGATGGAATTAGTGGCTAAGTTCTGCCACAGTGAACTGGAGGCCTATGGCAGCTGTGTACAAGACAACCCACAGAACTGGCCAACCAAATGTGCTGAACTAAAGAGGAAGGTTTCCGACTGCTCATCCACAAA CCCTTCCATTCAGAGAATAAAGCGTGAATGTCACAAGCAGTTCCAGGTGTATGACTACTGCATACGGAACAACCCCAGCCAGGTGGAGGTGTGTTTACCTGCACTGCAGGAGTTCTTCACCTGCGGACACAATGCTGCATCAGAACAGCAACTCAAAG AGGACATGCCAACACCGCCACAGAAAGCAGCTGCATGA
- the LOC136442581 gene encoding uncharacterized protein isoform X1, with protein MADKSAEKKRRRSKTPERSESVDPGVLTRSRSSERKKQKTEKDVEKKKRRSSFVRGRKSMHLLEQEQQQQQTADNSASNSGGSNTATVWQQNYADRLKTESSKWDSLCKEHRAAAENADNSSKDTTSDIPPWESLSAEQQRLLGGKPDLQGILDYTKKCREDLEVYVDKIASTTKTLSTFESTAEAFSSAKANELGMRTFKRMEHFNSPMTLISKIVGKTES; from the exons ATGGCAGACAAAAGTGCAGAGAAAAAGAGACGCCGCAGCAAAACTCCGGAAAGAAGCGAGTCTGTGGATCCTGGTGTACTTACAAG GTCTAGATCGTCCGAGAGAAAGAAGCAGAAGACCGAGAAGGatgttgagaagaaaaaaaggaggtCAAGTTTCGTCCGTGGGAGAAAGTCCATGCACCTCCtggaacaagaacaacaacaacaacaaactgctGACAACTCAGCTTCAAACAGTGGAG gCAGCAATACAGCTACAGTATGGCAGCAGAATTATGCAGACAG GTTGAAGACAGAGAGTTCCAAGTGGGATAGCCTGTGTAAGGAGCACCGAGCTGCAGCAGAAAATGCTGACAA TTCTTCCAAAGACACCACATCGGACATCCCTCCATGGGAGAGCCTGTCAGCTGAGCAGCAGCGCCTCCTAGGGGGCAAGCCGGACCTGCAGGGTATTTTGGACTATACCAAGAAGTGCAGGGAGGACCTAGAAGTTTAC GTCGACAAGATTGCCTCCACTACAAAGACATTGTCAACATTTGAAAGTACTGCTGAGGCATTTAGTTCTGCAAAGGCAAATGAGCTAG GCATGAGGACCTTCAAGAGAATGGAACACTTCAACTCACCCATGACCCTCATCTCCAAGATTGTCGGCAAAACTGAGTCATAA
- the LOC136442577 gene encoding target of rapamycin complex 2 subunit MAPKAP1-like isoform X1: protein MAFIEDPAFVLSYLRQAFITSDDTGMSEMVLVDEDIEHWDSIKQEREGTPKTRSTSEKPQNLEYGDISQSFDITASSLDWGIRRRTNTAQRLEKLKKERQNQVRCRNVQWKEKSVDLSSEEMAGMFEKKDLSEKKSAAVPQHTSVLAEQLEQSPVHTNNPFIEFSKFDGKGHVGSTATKRVDIFLTMTTGKERNFPLTVVVLATARVQDLIGLICWQYTNEAKEPKLIENVESYCLHIAEDDGEVDTDFPALDAKEPFAKFGFTTLALVEKPKDQEQQSEIMLVTVNVPHSGFSRIQVESLGLTMKEILHRALKRRKGRVDPSGPDYVLEKQSQPGVCVDLDSTLDSMNTMEFCLVRQHRPPGRAKRKAHVPCDAQCFQCSCTRGEVEEETEVNRNMSEMEASLSSLHYKSYRVNMFTKLRTSTIIQLGVSGEKIEIDPLTQHKSTAAKFLSKQKPVSYDADLVAACEVTDDKHGRETFRLTYQSGSDFKHHDFEASSSVATEVVTKINHILELRASPVRADYLAFKERKASKKHGLLS, encoded by the exons ATGGCGTTCATAGAGGACCCGGCGTTTGTCCTGTCGTACCTTCGGCAGGCCTTCATAACCAGCGATGACACCGGGATGTCCGAGATGGTCCTCGTTGACGAGGACATAGAACACTGGGATAGCATCAAACAGGAGCGCGAAGGCACGCCCAAAACTCGGAGCACCAGCGAGAAACCGCAGAACTTGGAGTACGGAGATATCTCACAGTCGTTCGATATCACGGCGTCCAGTCTGGACTGGGGGATCCGCAGACGGACAAACACGGCACAACGGCTGGAGAAGTTGAAGAAGGAAAGACAGAATCAAGTGCGATGTCGGAATGTACAATGGAAGGAGAAATCTGTAGACTTGTCAT CAGAAGAGATGGCCGGGATGTTTGAGAAGAAGGATCTATCAGAGAAGAAGTCGGCTGCTGTCCCACAGCACACCTCTGTCCTGGCAGAACAGCTGGAACAGAGCCCTGTCCACACCAACAACCCATTTATCGAGTTCTCCAAGTTTGATGGCAAG GGTCATGTAGGGTCAACTGCTACAAAGAGAGTCGATATCTTCCTCACCATGACAACGGGAAAAGAGCGCAATTTCCCCCTCACGGTGGTCGTCCTGGCAACGGCCCGTGTGCAGGACCTAATTGGTCTGATCTGCTGGCAGTACACCAATGAGGCGAAGGAACCCAAACTTAT AGAGAATGTGGAGTCATACTGTCTCCATATAGCAGAGGACGATGGTGAAGTAGACACAGACTTCCCTGCACTTGATGCTAAAGAGCCGTTTGCCAagtttggcttcacaacactgGCACTGGTGGAGAAACCTAAGGACCAGGAACAACAGTCAGAAATCATGCTGGTCACTGT GAATGTCCCCCACAGTGGTTTCTCCCGTATCCAGGTGGAGTCCCTGGGCCTGACGATGAAGGAGATCCTCCACAGGGCACTGAAGCGGAGGAAGGGCAGAGTCGACCCTTCAG GCCCAGACTATGTCCTAGAGAAGCAGTCCCAGCCAGGTGTGTGTGTAGACTTGGACAGTACACTGGACAGTATGAACACCATGGAGTTCTGTCTGGTCAGACAACACA GACCCCCCGGCAGAGCCAAGCGGAAGGCACATG TTCCTTGTGATGCCCAATGTTTTCAATGTTCAT GTACTCGTGGTGAGGTTGAGGAAGAGACAGAAGTGAACAGAAATATGTCAGAAATGGAGGCTTCCCTCAGCAGTCTGCACTATAAGTCTTATAGAGTCAACATGTTCACCAAGCTCAGAACAAGCACTATCATACAACTGG GTGTATCTGGAGAGAAGATAGAGATAGACCCCTTAACCCAACACAAGTCCACGGCAGCCAAGTTTCTATCCAAACAGAAGCCTGTCTCATATGATGCAGACCTGGTCGCAGCTTGTGAGGTCACCGATGACAAGCACG GTCGGGAAACGTTCCGCCTGACGTACCAGAGCGGCAGCGACTTCAAACACCACGACTTTGAGGCCTCCAGCTCCGTTGCCACCGAGGTCGTCACCAAGATTAACCACATTCTGGAGCTGCGCGCCAGCCCAGTACGTGCCGACTACCTCGCCTTCAAGGAGAGGAAAGCGAGCAAGAAGCATGGGCTGTTGTCGTGA